One part of the Nostoc sp. PCC 7120 = FACHB-418 genome encodes these proteins:
- a CDS encoding formylglycine-generating enzyme family protein — translation MERVRKKYEDIFKEKGFEPLLLKPSQDEPDEKTILDDEEKAIAQAIGVELKPCQYDVAVISPSFKFETVTVNALGKVINTEQKQAIYYVEFLGKTPGEPAELGIEMVAIPGGTFNMGSPKNEPNRSHHESPQHTVTVQPFFMSKYPITQAQWRFVAQLPQINREISSEPSRFKGDTLPVEQVSWYNAVEFCHRLSKYTGRPYTLPTEAEWEYACRAGTTTPFYFGKTITGDLANYDATSNYLNEPKGQYKERTNPVGQFPPNAFGLYDMHGNVWEWCLDDWHNNYKGAPTDGSAWLDNNDNLYQKQGSAVLRGGSWDDLPEGCRSASRLSLNRAVRDLILYSFGFRVVCAFGRILQ, via the coding sequence ATGGAAAGAGTTAGAAAAAAATACGAGGATATCTTCAAAGAGAAAGGCTTTGAGCCGTTGTTATTAAAACCGTCACAAGATGAGCCTGACGAAAAAACTATCTTAGATGATGAGGAAAAGGCAATTGCACAAGCAATCGGAGTTGAGTTAAAACCTTGTCAGTATGATGTCGCAGTTATTAGTCCCAGTTTTAAGTTTGAAACCGTAACAGTAAATGCTCTCGGAAAAGTAATTAACACAGAGCAAAAACAAGCAATTTACTATGTAGAGTTCTTAGGGAAAACACCGGGAGAACCCGCAGAACTAGGAATCGAGATGGTAGCGATTCCGGGGGGAACTTTTAACATGGGTTCGCCAAAAAATGAGCCAAACCGCAGCCACCATGAAAGTCCCCAGCATACCGTAACTGTGCAGCCTTTCTTTATGAGTAAGTATCCTATAACTCAGGCACAGTGGCGATTTGTAGCACAGTTGCCCCAAATAAATCGGGAAATAAGCTCAGAACCATCTCGTTTTAAAGGAGATACTTTACCAGTAGAACAAGTCTCTTGGTACAATGCTGTTGAATTTTGCCATCGCCTTTCTAAATATACAGGTAGACCCTACACTCTACCAACCGAAGCCGAATGGGAATATGCGTGTCGTGCTGGAACAACAACCCCATTCTATTTTGGAAAAACCATTACTGGTGACTTAGCCAATTATGATGCTACAAGCAACTATTTAAATGAACCTAAAGGACAATACAAGGAGCGAACAAACCCAGTAGGACAATTTCCGCCTAACGCCTTTGGTTTATACGATATGCACGGAAATGTATGGGAATGGTGTCTAGACGATTGGCACAATAACTATAAAGGTGCGCCAACAGATGGCAGCGCATGGCTTGACAATAATGATAACCTTTATCAAAAACAAGGAAGTGCTGTGCTGCGGGGCGGCTCCTGGGACGACCTTCCTGAAGGCTGCCGTTCCGCGTCCCGCCTCAGCCTCAATAGGGCGGTGCGCGACCTCATCCTCTACAGTTTTGGTTTTCGTGTTGTCTGCGCGTTCGGGAGGATTCTTCAGTAG
- the avd gene encoding diversity-generating retroelement protein Avd: MKELSVIQKTYDCIKWYVPIIERLPKIHKFTLGDRIINQLYDLLEGLIKAKYAKNKLPQLESLNSQLDILRYQTRMLFDFDKMSIERYEYVIKLIDEIGTELGGWIKNQRNREK; this comes from the coding sequence ATGAAAGAATTATCGGTCATCCAAAAGACCTATGATTGTATTAAATGGTATGTGCCAATTATTGAGAGATTACCCAAAATTCATAAATTTACTTTGGGAGATAGAATTATCAATCAACTGTATGATTTATTAGAGGGATTAATTAAAGCCAAATATGCTAAAAATAAACTACCTCAACTAGAATCTCTCAATAGCCAACTAGATATTTTACGCTATCAAACAAGAATGCTATTTGATTTTGATAAGATGTCAATTGAGCGATACGAATATGTTATCAAGCTAATAGATGAAATTGGTACGGAATTAGGGGGTTGGATTAAAAATCAAAGAAACAGAGAAAAATGA
- a CDS encoding DUF3987 domain-containing protein → MYAQTGKGANAPTIDVAQICQQLKALGFNQNDAVCLRAFYPSNDPRKTNDKGRKAETNNLDELVEIVRQFQSEGRGVYLVVNGPGHRDQDITNCRALFIEHDDLDKEVQRELWRSLQLPEPSLQIDTGGRSIHSYWTFEQFIDPQQWKSLQADLLEYADADRSLKNPSRVMRLAGCWHFASENVVNGQTQIILNTGKRYTYKSLRELIPYHEAKLQGNPLVADDWADMRKLSQYLEGYKPGGRKNWITCKCPVHGGNSSDSLHINEHTGQFHCHKNCDTKEIFRVTLDIARSKGHIIPEKHQQAIAQPSKVLIHTTATIPYDDIKAEYINLLDSQVSKSEISRFKTEANKKYYPVKLDNFLGNVEAEHRKSEDNELIREDIQTVLRCSKINLDVRQFLPRTIATALMLFGRNQSLSEASLMMCLISVVSSSHMLGTQVLIGNRHNGFYQNPAINHALVGESGTGKSIIFRALVKKPLNALREEEVKRFKEESEEYNRDLAAWEKSDKSTPQPEAPKPVNKMYLTGSTLEGLKDYIAKAPEYSILNVVDELSGLFGGFNQYKRGQGNDRQEFLSLYDGDGFSEAKVSKNICVGATNTAWLGGLQPSILHQYFQIGASDGLLPRFTFSILNEDIRLLPDESAPVIDLTGLLQGLYRATLNCAPQTYHITDEVYEYFRSVDNKWQLEAGRLPNGALKEFLKKCTGLLGRVSLNLHLIHELSDSFCETPPAIIPLIRVQQAAGIVEHLLTQIQTVHLQIAGESTQSAILAMIKLSIKRQLLGEEGWLTARDVSLRQNAKGRMKSAEVRELMTKAVDMGYGELRGTGKRLEFRTNKVVDDLLATDKKAATTVKTRSSEENSQNSVDDCRRFVDNCFSPETIVKTELQKKQSDFVDDVDDFSHDVKVKTLVEPQTDTPVVNLDENLHGESSTTSTNQDCYSESIARNSFELVSQESTNYVHLSTISKPQLDEIPISDSFEVISQKVYKFKQGDKVSYQGSEAEVLTMMGEKLFIDLGDRSCSVSISDVNPA, encoded by the coding sequence ATGTATGCACAAACAGGCAAAGGAGCAAATGCTCCTACAATTGACGTAGCTCAAATCTGTCAACAACTTAAAGCTCTTGGATTTAATCAAAATGATGCAGTCTGTCTCCGCGCTTTTTATCCTAGCAACGATCCACGAAAAACCAATGATAAGGGGAGAAAGGCAGAAACTAATAATTTAGATGAACTAGTCGAAATTGTTAGGCAATTTCAATCAGAGGGTAGAGGGGTTTACTTGGTTGTGAATGGCCCTGGACATAGAGATCAAGATATCACTAACTGTCGCGCACTTTTTATTGAACATGACGATTTAGATAAAGAAGTACAGAGAGAATTATGGCGATCGCTCCAATTGCCAGAACCAAGTTTGCAGATAGACACTGGCGGTAGGTCTATACATAGTTATTGGACTTTTGAGCAGTTCATCGATCCTCAGCAGTGGAAAAGTCTGCAAGCTGACTTACTAGAGTACGCAGATGCAGATCGCTCGCTCAAAAATCCATCAAGGGTGATGAGACTGGCCGGGTGTTGGCATTTCGCGTCAGAGAACGTCGTTAATGGACAAACTCAAATCATCCTTAATACTGGAAAACGATACACCTACAAAAGTTTGAGAGAACTAATCCCATACCATGAGGCAAAATTACAAGGCAATCCACTTGTTGCTGATGATTGGGCTGATATGCGGAAGCTGTCTCAATATCTAGAAGGTTATAAACCTGGAGGGCGTAAGAACTGGATAACTTGTAAGTGTCCTGTTCATGGGGGAAATAGTAGCGATAGCCTACACATCAATGAGCATACAGGACAGTTTCATTGCCATAAAAACTGTGACACCAAAGAAATTTTTAGAGTCACTTTAGACATCGCTAGATCAAAAGGTCATATCATCCCAGAGAAACACCAACAGGCGATCGCCCAACCATCAAAAGTTCTTATTCACACTACAGCCACCATTCCATACGACGATATTAAAGCTGAGTACATCAATTTGCTAGATTCTCAGGTTTCAAAATCAGAAATAAGTCGTTTTAAAACTGAGGCAAACAAAAAGTATTATCCTGTAAAATTAGACAATTTTCTAGGCAATGTAGAAGCAGAACATCGTAAGTCTGAAGATAATGAACTGATAAGAGAAGACATTCAAACAGTATTAAGATGTTCCAAGATTAATTTAGATGTTAGGCAGTTCTTACCAAGAACAATAGCGACAGCCTTAATGTTATTTGGGCGCAACCAATCGCTATCAGAGGCCTCATTAATGATGTGTTTAATCAGCGTAGTTAGCTCATCACATATGCTTGGTACACAGGTTCTGATCGGAAATAGGCACAATGGATTTTATCAAAATCCAGCTATTAACCATGCTTTAGTTGGTGAGTCTGGAACTGGTAAGTCAATCATCTTTAGAGCTTTGGTTAAAAAGCCCCTAAATGCTCTAAGAGAGGAAGAAGTTAAACGATTTAAAGAAGAATCAGAAGAATACAACAGAGATTTAGCTGCATGGGAAAAATCTGATAAATCCACTCCACAACCAGAAGCACCAAAGCCAGTAAACAAAATGTATTTAACTGGCTCCACATTGGAAGGATTGAAAGATTACATTGCAAAAGCACCAGAATACTCAATACTGAATGTTGTTGATGAATTATCAGGTTTGTTTGGTGGATTCAATCAATACAAGCGTGGTCAAGGTAATGACCGTCAAGAATTTCTCAGTTTGTATGATGGTGATGGATTCAGTGAAGCTAAAGTGTCAAAGAACATTTGTGTTGGGGCAACTAACACAGCTTGGCTTGGTGGATTACAACCCTCCATACTTCATCAATATTTTCAGATTGGCGCAAGTGATGGATTACTACCCAGATTTACTTTTTCAATACTGAATGAAGATATACGTCTACTACCAGATGAGAGCGCACCGGTTATTGACTTAACTGGACTGCTTCAAGGACTGTACAGGGCAACACTTAACTGTGCGCCTCAGACGTACCATATTACAGATGAGGTTTACGAATATTTCCGTAGTGTGGACAATAAATGGCAACTTGAAGCCGGACGGCTTCCAAACGGTGCGTTGAAAGAGTTCTTGAAAAAGTGTACAGGGTTGTTGGGACGAGTATCCTTAAATCTCCATCTCATCCATGAACTATCAGATTCTTTTTGTGAAACTCCACCAGCAATCATTCCCTTAATTCGAGTACAACAGGCTGCGGGCATCGTTGAGCATCTATTAACACAGATTCAGACAGTGCATCTACAAATAGCTGGGGAATCAACACAGTCTGCAATTTTAGCCATGATTAAGCTTTCTATAAAACGCCAATTACTGGGTGAGGAAGGATGGCTCACTGCAAGAGATGTCAGCCTCAGGCAAAACGCTAAAGGCCGGATGAAATCAGCCGAGGTTAGAGAACTGATGACTAAGGCAGTAGATATGGGTTACGGAGAATTAAGAGGAACTGGTAAACGATTAGAGTTTAGAACCAATAAAGTTGTAGACGATTTGTTGGCTACTGATAAAAAAGCCGCAACCACTGTAAAAACAAGAAGTTCAGAAGAAAATAGTCAAAACTCTGTAGATGATTGTAGACGATTTGTAGATAATTGTTTCTCTCCTGAAACTATCGTGAAAACTGAATTACAGAAAAAACAGTCTGATTTTGTAGACGATGTAGACGATTTTTCTCATGATGTGAAGGTCAAAACATTGGTTGAGCCACAAACAGATACTCCAGTTGTGAACTTGGATGAGAATTTACATGGAGAATCGTCTACAACGTCTACAAATCAAGATTGTTATTCCGAAAGTATTGCCAGAAATAGCTTTGAGCTTGTTTCTCAAGAGTCTACAAATTACGTACACTTATCTACAATTTCTAAGCCACAATTAGATGAAATCCCTATCAGCGATAGCTTTGAGGTAATTTCTCAAAAGGTCTACAAATTTAAACAAGGGGATAAAGTTAGCTACCAAGGTTCAGAAGCTGAAGTGCTTACAATGATGGGTGAAAAATTATTTATTGACTTGGGCGATCGCTCATGTTCAGTGAGTATTAGTGATGTTAATCCAGCATGA
- a CDS encoding excisionase family protein: MNYFVSKRQLSEQIGLSSETFKRYRLKGIWEEGIHWQKINSRTTLYNITLILDWIANRDNPQAHQRAIDIYLQSLPSNQPQKRGRKVN, encoded by the coding sequence ATGAACTATTTTGTTAGCAAAAGACAGCTATCAGAACAAATAGGTTTATCATCTGAAACATTTAAGCGATATCGGCTCAAAGGGATTTGGGAAGAAGGAATCCATTGGCAAAAAATAAATTCCAGAACTACGCTTTACAACATTACTTTAATACTCGATTGGATTGCTAATAGAGATAATCCACAGGCGCATCAAAGAGCGATAGATATTTATCTTCAGTCCCTTCCATCTAATCAACCACAGAAAAGAGGAAGGAAGGTCAATTGA
- a CDS encoding RNA-directed DNA polymerase has translation MKRYGNLYQEIINFENILIASRQAQKSKRFRDNVLDFNYHLETELIKLQKHLTDKTYQPGAYRTFRLTNPKSRLISAAPYRDRVVHHALCNIIVPIFERAFVADSYANRIGFGTHRALKKFTHSARNSPYVLQCDIRKYFPSIDHIILKELIRRKIKCPDTLWLIDTIIDNSNEQETVIDYFAGDDLLSPITRRKGLPIGNLTSQFFANIYLNGFDKIIKEELKISKYVRYVDDFALFSDDRELLADARLAIEAYLAELRLKIHPIKSQLFETKIGATFLGFRIFSHKIRVRNSNLHQARRRLKRLKTDYAQGKLELNQVTQSMRSWIAHLEHGDTWRLRKQIFTSLHFRRK, from the coding sequence ATGAAACGTTACGGTAATCTTTACCAGGAAATCATTAATTTTGAAAATATACTTATAGCATCGCGTCAAGCACAAAAAAGCAAGCGGTTTCGGGACAATGTTTTAGATTTTAATTATCATCTAGAAACTGAATTAATTAAATTACAGAAACACTTAACAGATAAAACCTATCAGCCAGGAGCTTACCGAACATTTCGTTTAACCAACCCCAAGAGTCGCTTAATTTCTGCCGCACCCTATCGAGATAGAGTTGTTCACCATGCACTATGCAACATCATTGTGCCAATTTTCGAGAGAGCTTTTGTAGCTGATTCTTATGCTAACAGAATTGGTTTTGGAACCCATCGAGCGTTGAAAAAATTTACTCATTCTGCTCGTAACAGCCCCTATGTACTTCAATGTGATATCAGAAAATATTTTCCGAGTATTGACCACATAATTTTAAAAGAATTAATCCGTCGTAAAATCAAATGCCCCGATACATTGTGGTTAATTGACACTATCATCGATAATAGCAACGAACAAGAAACAGTGATTGATTATTTTGCTGGAGATGATTTACTCTCTCCTATAACTCGCAGGAAAGGTTTACCTATTGGAAATTTGACCAGCCAATTTTTTGCGAATATTTATTTAAATGGCTTTGATAAAATTATCAAAGAAGAGCTAAAAATATCCAAATATGTCCGTTATGTTGATGACTTTGCCTTATTTAGTGATGACCGAGAATTATTAGCCGATGCTAGACTAGCAATAGAAGCATATTTAGCTGAATTAAGGCTGAAAATCCACCCAATTAAAAGCCAATTATTTGAAACGAAAATTGGTGCAACTTTTCTGGGCTTCAGGATATTTTCTCACAAAATTCGGGTCAGAAATAGTAATTTACATCAAGCAAGGCGCAGACTTAAGCGATTGAAAACAGACTATGCTCAAGGTAAACTTGAACTTAATCAAGTAACTCAATCTATGAGAAGTTGGATTGCTCACCTAGAACATGGTGATACTTGGCGATTACGCAAACAGATATTTACTTCCCTCCATTTTAGGAGAAAGTAG
- a CDS encoding formylglycine-generating enzyme family protein produces the protein MAQTIIEHHRRTGLHFVEDLGNGVQLEMMLIKGDIFTMGAPKTEEASRDSERPQHEVTIQTFFMGKYQVTQEQWKAVAVLPQVNRKLNPDPSNFKGANRPVEQVSWYDAVEFCDRLTAHTKRPYRLPTEAEWEYACRAGTTTPFHFGETITSELANYDATKTYGAGVKGTYRQETTDVGSFGVANHFGLYDMHGNVWEWCLDDWHSSYEGAPTDGSAWFDNNDNLSQKQGQAVLRGGSWSSSPVVCRSASRGNNDRAGRVYRYYAVGFRVVCAFGRTFQ, from the coding sequence ATGGCACAAACTATAATTGAACATCATCGACGGACAGGGCTGCATTTTGTTGAAGACTTGGGGAATGGAGTTCAACTAGAGATGATGCTGATTAAAGGTGATATTTTTACGATGGGCGCACCAAAAACAGAGGAAGCCAGCAGAGATAGTGAACGACCTCAACATGAAGTGACTATTCAAACTTTTTTTATGGGTAAGTATCAAGTCACTCAAGAGCAGTGGAAAGCAGTAGCAGTACTACCGCAGGTCAACAGAAAACTCAACCCAGACCCATCTAACTTTAAAGGTGCAAATCGACCTGTTGAGCAAGTATCTTGGTATGATGCGGTGGAGTTTTGCGATCGCCTGACTGCCCATACAAAAAGACCCTACCGCCTACCAACTGAAGCAGAATGGGAGTATGCGTGTAGAGCCGGAACAACAACCCCGTTTCATTTTGGCGAAACAATTACATCAGAGTTAGCTAACTATGATGCTACTAAAACTTATGGTGCTGGGGTAAAAGGAACGTATCGACAAGAAACGACAGACGTAGGGAGCTTTGGCGTAGCGAATCATTTTGGGCTATACGATATGCACGGAAACGTATGGGAATGGTGTCTAGACGATTGGCATAGTAGCTATGAAGGTGCGCCGACAGATGGTAGTGCGTGGTTTGATAATAATGATAACCTTTCTCAAAAGCAAGGACAAGCCGTGCTGCGGGGCGGCTCCTGGAGCTCCTCTCCTGTAGTCTGCCGTTCCGCGTCCCGCGGCAACAACGATAGGGCGGGGCGCGTCTACCGCTACTACGCTGTTGGTTTTCGTGTTGTCTGCGCGTTCGGGAGGACTTTTCAGTAG
- a CDS encoding AAA family ATPase, translated as MMSDNKKPDYEYTAEEKYQTEDGTEDPWKQIYCPYPYLPSDELKEAVNLAIALERPLLLEGEPGCGKTRLAGAVAYEFTKKNAEYLSTQEKFWAYYIWNIKSTIRARDGLYRYDAVARLRDAQLMGTDPDKLQDFLGGEETEELKQRLKDKKNYREFGALGKALQKHDYRPILLIDEIDKADSDFANDLLLELEELRFEIPETGESFPTPENKPIIFITSNREKPLPEPFLRRCIYFYVEFPDDKLLRNIIDKRFGTLTGRNKQKIKDKAIEIFYNIRDLLEKHPGSKPPGTSEFIDFFNAILQRKNPLDDLDNLFNRTSLLGILIKTKPDQFLVSNYLKEENQYK; from the coding sequence ATGATGAGTGACAATAAAAAACCAGATTATGAATATACAGCAGAAGAAAAGTACCAAACTGAAGATGGTACTGAAGACCCTTGGAAGCAAATTTATTGTCCTTACCCTTACCTACCTAGCGATGAATTAAAAGAAGCTGTTAATTTAGCGATCGCACTCGAACGACCATTACTATTGGAAGGAGAACCAGGTTGTGGTAAAACTCGGTTAGCTGGAGCGGTTGCCTATGAATTTACCAAAAAAAACGCAGAATATCTGTCAACCCAGGAAAAATTCTGGGCTTATTATATCTGGAATATTAAATCTACAATCCGCGCTCGTGATGGGCTTTATAGATACGATGCTGTTGCTCGATTGCGGGATGCTCAGTTGATGGGAACAGATCCAGACAAATTGCAAGATTTTTTAGGCGGCGAAGAAACTGAAGAATTAAAGCAAAGGTTAAAGGATAAAAAAAATTATAGAGAATTTGGAGCATTAGGTAAAGCTTTACAAAAACATGATTATCGGCCGATTTTATTAATTGATGAAATCGATAAAGCAGATAGTGATTTTGCAAATGATTTACTACTGGAGTTAGAAGAATTACGCTTTGAAATTCCTGAAACTGGAGAGTCATTCCCTACACCTGAAAACAAACCGATTATTTTTATTACGAGTAATCGAGAAAAACCTTTACCAGAACCTTTTTTGCGTCGCTGTATTTACTTTTATGTTGAATTTCCTGATGATAAGTTACTCAGAAATATAATAGATAAGCGATTTGGTACGCTCACAGGCAGGAACAAACAAAAAATAAAAGATAAAGCCATAGAGATTTTTTATAACATTCGCGATTTGTTGGAAAAGCATCCAGGAAGTAAGCCACCAGGAACTAGCGAATTTATAGATTTTTTTAACGCTATTTTACAAAGAAAGAATCCCTTGGATGACTTAGATAACTTATTTAATAGAACGTCATTACTGGGCATACTTATTAAAACAAAGCCAGACCAATTTTTAGTATCAAATTACTTAAAAGAGGAAAATCAGTACAAGTAA
- a CDS encoding LysM peptidoglycan-binding domain-containing protein, whose product MMREYLVQKDDTLFKIAQKHYGDGNLYPIIHEANRDRIGNNPDQLTIGMTLLIPEIDPIPLHLGSTKKGNVHSMLEALGAFESGVPSGNPQQYQVENSLGFIGKYQFGEALLMDLGYYNTSNPYIGGANGVNRNYWNGTWTGKMGIRSKSDFLKSTTVQETAIREAFKLNLERINQHFATHGQSLENYLGKQALFNSRTITITLSGILAAAHLRGPYGLADLLLKNQVSYDEYGTSILKYLEEYGGYDVSLADFS is encoded by the coding sequence ATGATGAGAGAATATCTTGTACAAAAAGACGATACATTATTCAAGATTGCTCAGAAACATTATGGAGATGGTAATTTATACCCCATAATTCACGAAGCTAATCGCGATCGCATTGGTAATAACCCCGACCAGTTAACAATCGGGATGACACTTCTTATTCCTGAGATTGACCCAATTCCACTCCATCTTGGTTCTACTAAAAAGGGTAATGTTCATTCTATGTTAGAAGCACTAGGTGCATTTGAATCGGGAGTACCATCTGGAAACCCACAACAATATCAAGTGGAAAACTCACTCGGTTTCATAGGTAAATATCAGTTCGGCGAAGCCTTACTAATGGATCTTGGTTATTACAATACCTCTAACCCTTATATTGGTGGAGCGAATGGAGTGAACAGAAATTATTGGAATGGTACATGGACAGGGAAGATGGGTATTAGAAGTAAATCAGATTTTCTCAAATCCACAACTGTCCAAGAAACAGCTATTCGTGAAGCCTTTAAGCTTAATTTAGAGCGAATTAACCAGCACTTTGCTACTCATGGGCAATCTTTGGAAAATTACCTTGGTAAGCAAGCCCTATTTAACTCCAGAACAATCACTATCACGCTTTCCGGAATTTTAGCAGCCGCACACTTGCGCGGGCCTTATGGACTGGCTGACCTTTTATTAAAAAACCAAGTGTCCTATGACGAGTATGGAACATCGATTCTTAAATATTTAGAAGAATACGGCGGATACGATGTTTCATTAGCAGATTTCTCCTAA
- a CDS encoding carbohydrate-binding protein: MGLPIFLKVGAKALAKTLAKVAVKSAAKSPFTQRPNETTNSDTLPSSSTPHPHWAMNVEYMSGDVVIFQGSRFQCITSHTSFAPDWNPTAAPSLWRAIG; this comes from the coding sequence ATGGGCTTGCCAATATTTTTAAAAGTGGGTGCTAAGGCTTTAGCTAAGACTTTAGCTAAGGTTGCAGTTAAATCCGCAGCTAAATCTCCATTCACTCAGCGTCCCAATGAGACAACCAATAGTGATACTCTTCCGTCATCTTCAACGCCTCACCCTCACTGGGCGATGAACGTAGAATACATGAGCGGAGATGTAGTAATTTTCCAAGGTAGCCGATTTCAGTGCATAACTTCACATACGAGCTTTGCCCCTGACTGGAATCCAACGGCAGCTCCATCATTGTGGAGAGCTATCGGCTAA
- a CDS encoding esterase/lipase family protein, translated as MTQGKWLRKPSKEKGVVIIFIHGLNSSDDCWRNENGLYWFILLLIEDELAEIGIYIFSYRTGLNTGSYSLSDVVDSLREYFLLDGLINSAAVIFVCHSMGGIVTRRFLVNQYSLLVERGLNKIGLFLVASPSLGSKYANMLGLLSSIMGHTQASALRFSQSNVWLNDLDKDFLNLINNKNLRIKGKELIEDLPLYGKGILKKQIVEPFSGARYFGRAFKVPGSDHITISKPKDKYAVQHRLLVQFIKEFLLEEFGFLKFDDSFVGYLKSIAYRILDERKIDLNELLKRIIR; from the coding sequence ATGACTCAAGGAAAATGGCTAAGAAAGCCAAGTAAAGAAAAAGGCGTAGTTATAATATTTATTCATGGACTAAATTCTAGTGATGATTGTTGGAGAAATGAAAATGGACTGTACTGGTTCATATTACTTCTAATTGAAGATGAATTGGCAGAGATTGGGATTTATATATTTTCCTATCGTACTGGTTTGAATACGGGTTCTTATAGCTTAAGTGATGTTGTTGATTCTCTCAGAGAATACTTCCTACTGGATGGTTTAATTAATAGTGCAGCAGTTATATTTGTTTGTCATAGCATGGGAGGGATTGTAACAAGGCGGTTTCTCGTCAACCAATATTCACTGCTAGTTGAAAGAGGTCTGAACAAGATTGGTTTGTTTTTAGTAGCATCACCATCTTTGGGTTCTAAATATGCAAATATGCTAGGACTTTTATCAAGTATTATGGGTCATACTCAAGCTAGCGCACTGAGATTTTCTCAAAGTAATGTGTGGCTCAATGATTTAGATAAGGATTTTCTCAATCTCATAAACAACAAGAACTTAAGAATTAAAGGGAAAGAGCTAATTGAAGATTTGCCGCTATATGGAAAAGGAATTCTCAAGAAGCAGATTGTTGAACCTTTCTCTGGTGCAAGATATTTTGGTCGAGCGTTCAAAGTTCCAGGTTCAGATCACATTACAATCAGTAAACCGAAGGATAAATACGCTGTACAACACCGTTTACTAGTTCAATTTATCAAGGAATTTTTGCTAGAGGAATTTGGTTTTCTAAAATTCGATGATTCTTTTGTGGGGTATTTGAAATCGATTGCTTATCGGATTCTTGATGAACGTAAGATTGATTTAAATGAACTTCTCAAAAGAATAATCAGATGA